The genomic window GCCACGTGGTCCAGTATCTCCTGTTCCATGCTCCGGCTTCGCTCCTCGAACGTCACGAGGATCGCGGCGCCGCCGCCGAGGAGCCGCTTGAGGAAGCCCTTCTCCTCCCTGAGGAGGGCCTCGTGCTCCAGCATCACCAGCGCCGCCCTCACCCCGTCGCAGACCAGGAGAAGGTACTTCAGGAATATCCGCTCGTCGCGCCAGCCGCGGCTCCCCCGGAGGGCGCACGTCGCCTCCCGGATCGCCTCGGCGATATGGTGGAGGATCCCCTCGAGGCGTCTGCGTCTCTTCACCAGCGGGGTCTCCTCGAAACGCTGCTCGAGGAGCCGGATGCAGCACCGGTAGTGGGCGTCGCGCCGCGCCAGATGCACCGCCCTGTTTATCGCGATGTTGACCATAGCTTTCGACGAACAATGTCGGACGGGAGAAGGCGCCGGGGCCTTGTGAACGCCCCGCGGTCGTCTCGTCGCATGGCCCCCGTCGTTCCGTTCCGCGCCCCGTCGCCCCGATCGCCTCCCGGGCGCCTCTCTGCCCCGCCGCGGGGAGATGTCGACCGCGGCGTGCGCGATCGCGAAGGGAGGCGGAGGGGGATCGGCTGGTTCAGGCGCACGGCGGCGGGGATGCCGGCGATGCGCGCCGCGTCGAAGACGTCGCCCGCGGGGCCGCGGCCGCGCGCGGCGGGGGAGAGGGTCGCGGCCGCGCCGCGGGCGACCGTCTCCCGGCCCGCATCCGGCGTGCCGCCCATGCCGATCATCGGGGCCCGCCCGTCGCAGCCCAGGTGGCTGAGCGTCCGGCCCATATCCTTCCCCCCGTGGCGAAGCGCCCGCACGAACGTCGGCGGGCGCGGGGGATCACGCCCTGGCCTTCCTCTTCTTCTCTTCTTCCTTCTTCGCCTTCTTGACCTTCACCGGGCGCGTGGTGTCCACGAGCTCGCAGACCGCCATCGGGGCGCCGTCGCCGCGCCGGTACCCGGTCTTGATCACCCGGGTGTACCCGCCGGCGCGCGCGGCGTAGCGCGGCCCGAGCTCCTTGAACAGCTTCGCCGCCGCCGGCCCGTCGCCGAGGATGCGCATCGCCAAGCGCCGGCTGTGAAGGTCGCCGCGCTTCCCGAGCGTCACCATCCGCTCGGCGAGCCGGCAGACCGCCTTCGCCTTCCCCTCGGTCGTCTGGATCCGCTCGACCGTGAGGAGACTGCAGACCGCGTTCGAGAGCATCGCCCGCAGGTGGGCCGGCTTCCGGTTGAGTTTCAGCGTCCGCTTCCTGTGCCTCATCGTCGATATCCCATCCCCTCTCCCGGCGCCGCCCTATTCCGGCAGCTCCTTTTTCGCCGCAAAATCCATCCCGAGGGACAACCCCATCTCGCCGAGCTTGTTCTTGATCTCGGCGAGCGATTTCTTCCCGAAGTTCCTGTACTTCAGCATCTCCGCCTCGCTCTTCTGCGTCAGATCCCGGATCGTCTTGATCCCGGCGGCGTTGATGCAGTTGGCGGCGCGGACGGAGAGCTCGATCTCGGTGATGGGGGTGTTCAGCTTGCGATCGAGCTCAAACTCCTCGACCCTCTCCTTCTGCTGCTGCTCCTCGTCCTCCATCCGGACCGGATGCGCGGTGTAGTCCACGAACACCGTGAGGTGCTCCCGCAAGATCGAGGCGGCGTGGATCAGGGCATCCACCGGCTTGACCCTGCCGTCGGTCCAGATCTCCAGGATCAGCTTGTCGTAGTCGGTGATCCGGCCCACGCGCGTATCCTCGACATGGTAGGCGACCCGCGTCACCGGGGTGAAGATCGAGTCGATGGGGATGATCCCGATCGGCTGCCCCTCCCGCTTGTTCCCCTCCGCCGGGCGGTAGCCCCTCCCGATCTCGACCGTCAGCTCGGCCCCGAAGGAGAGCTTCTTGTTCAGGGTGGCGATATGGTGGGACGGGTTCACGACCTCGACGGTCCCGTCGGTGACGATGTCCCCCGCCGTGATCTCGCCCATCTTCTCGGTTTTGATCCCGATCGTCTTGGGCTCGCGGCTGTGGGAGACGAGGAGCACCTTCTTCAGGTTGAGGACGATCTCGGTGACGTCCTCGACGACGCCCTCGATCGTGTCGAACTCGTGGAGCACCCCGGCGATCTTCACGGTGGTGATCGCGGTGCCCTCGATCGAGGAGAGGAGGACCCTGCGCAGGGCGTTGCCCATCGTGTGCCCGTAGCCGCGCTCGAACGGTTCAGCGATGAACCTCGCGTAGGTGTCCTGCTCGGTCTCCGGATCCACGGACAACCGCTTGGGCATCTCGAACTTCGCCATTCGTATAACCATATCAGCACCCTCTCCTTGTCTTCCGCCCGATCACTTCGAGTAGAGCTCCACCACTAGCTGCACGTTCACCGGTACCGCGATATCCGACCTCTCGGGCAGGCGGACCATCGAACCTTTCATCGCCTCTCGGTCCATCGACAGCC from Chlamydiota bacterium includes these protein-coding regions:
- a CDS encoding DNA-directed RNA polymerase subunit alpha, whose amino-acid sequence is MVIRMAKFEMPKRLSVDPETEQDTYARFIAEPFERGYGHTMGNALRRVLLSSIEGTAITTVKIAGVLHEFDTIEGVVEDVTEIVLNLKKVLLVSHSREPKTIGIKTEKMGEITAGDIVTDGTVEVVNPSHHIATLNKKLSFGAELTVEIGRGYRPAEGNKREGQPIGIIPIDSIFTPVTRVAYHVEDTRVGRITDYDKLILEIWTDGRVKPVDALIHAASILREHLTVFVDYTAHPVRMEDEEQQQKERVEEFELDRKLNTPITEIELSVRAANCINAAGIKTIRDLTQKSEAEMLKYRNFGKKSLAEIKNKLGEMGLSLGMDFAAKKELPE
- the rplQ gene encoding 50S ribosomal protein L17, coding for MRHRKRTLKLNRKPAHLRAMLSNAVCSLLTVERIQTTEGKAKAVCRLAERMVTLGKRGDLHSRRLAMRILGDGPAAAKLFKELGPRYAARAGGYTRVIKTGYRRGDGAPMAVCELVDTTRPVKVKKAKKEEEKKRKARA